In Sorghum bicolor cultivar BTx623 chromosome 10, Sorghum_bicolor_NCBIv3, whole genome shotgun sequence, one genomic interval encodes:
- the LOC8085356 gene encoding uncharacterized protein LOC8085356 → MVDAPNALASDADHPVPPSRLLSKHRPRRRAAAPRPPLPPPAPPAPARGLPDLSLCHCCGVRFPTPQPGTRPKRRPVRPLSSLWRVVLLCTECLSLVRSAAVCSYCLSLDNLPPEDSAVVCRHCKRCVHRSCISAEHRTTVIQPVDVEDFLCVDCCPTVRSKNGGFNLGLNLETCFWDRTSVAGENSLRKAAEVKMASKRGNNAVGSSGLVGRNSGVPVLLDEELALQLHLAMNGSQRISRSGNSSGGGSAETGKGKNDGVCGRICNINQEICVTNMMAQLDEEEEPGCNRVLKCLRSSDSSVTVVLALECVKGKHTEESMKAKRKGPHVITQQDDLVDPYKKKYSKRSSSKLAKDEYVASRNMCDGLDIDADHGGNGVAPMK, encoded by the coding sequence atggtgGACGCACCCAACGCACTTGCCTCCGACGCCGATCACCCCGTCCCGCCGTCCCGCCTCCTTTCTAAGCAccgcccgcgccgccgcgccgcggccCCTCGCCCGCCCCTGCCACCACCTGCGCCGCCAGCGCCCGCGCGTGGCCTGCCCGATCTCAGCCTGTGCCACTGCTGCGGCGTCCGCTTCCCAACGCCCCAGCCGGGGACCAGGCCCAAGCGCCGCCCGGTCCGTCCACTCAGCTCCCTATGGCGCGTCGTCCTCCTCTGCACCGAATGCCTCTCCCTCGTCCGCTCCGCCGCTGTATGCTCCTACTGCCTCTCCCTCGACAACCTGCCGCCCGAGGACTCCGCCGTCGTCTGCCGCCACTGCAAGCGCTGTGTCCACCGATCCTGTATCTCCGCCGAACACCGCACGACGGTGATCCAGCCGGTTGATGTGGAGGATTTCCTCTGCGTCGATTGCTGCCCCACCGTGAGATCGAAGAACGGGGGCTTCAATTTGGGGCTGAATCTGGAGACTTGCTTCTGGGATCGTACCTCCGTTGCTGGGGAGAATTCTCTGAGGAAGGCTGCGGAGGTGAAGATGGCTTCCAAGCGGGGGAACAACGCTGTTGGCAGCAGTGGGTTAGTGGGGAGGAACAGTGGTGTTCCGGTTCTACTGGACGAAGAGTTAGCTTTGCAGCTGCACCTGGCAATGAATGGATCACAGAGGATTTCACGTTCAGGTAATTCATCTGGTGGTGGCTCTGCCGAGACAGGCAAGGGGAAGAATGATGGGGTTTGTGGTAGGATTTGCAACATAAATCAGGAGATTTGTGTAACCAATATGATGGCTCagcttgatgaagaagaagaaccagGTTGCAACAGGGTTTTAAAGTGCCTTAGGAGTTCTGATTCCTCTGTCACAGTGGTTCTTGCGCTGGAATGTGTGAAAGGTAAACACACTGAGGAGAGCATGAAAGCTaaaagaaaaggtcctcatGTGATTACACAGCAGGATGATTTGGTGGATCCCTATAAGAAGAAGTATAGCAAAAGGAGCTCAAGCAAGTTGGCAAAAGATGAATATGTTGCGAGCCGGAACATGTGTGATGGGTTGGACATAGATGCTGATCATGGTGGTAATGGGGTGGCTCCTATGAAATAG